Part of the Oerskovia paurometabola genome is shown below.
CCGCCGATGAGGATCTTGACGTTGCGCGCTCGCGCGGGGTCGTGCTCGGGGAGCCCGCCGCCCGTGAAGAAGCTGCCGGTGTCAGCAGCGGCCTGCTTGGTCTGGTGCGCCACGTTCGCCGCCTGGGTGCGAGGGTCGAGGCGGGTGGTCAGCTCGTCGATCGTGCTCGCGAGCTCGGACCGGGTCCGGGCGATCTCGGCTTCCAGC
Proteins encoded:
- a CDS encoding DUF3618 domain-containing protein, whose product is MTTEPTQAELEAEIARTRSELASTIDELTTRLDPRTQAANVAHQTKQAAADTGSFFTGGGLPEHDPARARNVKILIGGAVATVALVAAAILRRRS